GCCCTAGACGAGGACTGTGAGGCACCCAGACTCAGGGAAGGCAGTAATCTCTTGGCTAAGTGTGTGGGTTCTGGAGCACCATAGTGTGAGTCCATGGTCGGCTCTGGGTTTCCTCCATGTAACATgaagataataacagtaccttcCTCACTGAGTTGTTGTATTGAGTTAATTCATGCTTCTAAAGTGCTTAAaacgatgcctggcacatagcaagtactCAGTGAACTTCGTTATTATTGTGGAGGACAACTGAAAGAAAGAATTGCCCAGAGGAGAGTGTCCAGGTGTATTCTTGGGATGCAGGTGATGGTGGGAGTCCAGTGGGCTTGAGTCTCTGGACCTCTGTCTGGCAGGGCATGCCTGGGGGCACGGGACCCGTACTGCGGCTGGGACGGGAAGCAGCAACGTTGCAGCACGCTCGAGGACAGCTCCAACATGAGCCTCTGGACCCAGAACATCACAGCATGTCCTGTGAGAACCCTTTTGTACCCCCCACCAGGGACCTCTTCCCCCGAATTCAGGCCATGACTCTCCATCAGTGTCCCCACAGCCCTGGGACCTTGTACCTTCCCTGCCCCTACCTTGTGTGACAGGGTCCTGCTCCTGGTGTGTGTCTGCAGGTGCGAAATGTGACTCGGGATGGGGGCTTCGGCCCATGGTCACCATGGCAACCGTGTGAGCACTTAGATGGGGACAACTCAGGTTCTTGCCTGTGTCGAGCCCGGGCCTGTGACTCCCCCCGACCCCGCTGTGGGGGCTGTGACTGCCTGGGGCCAGCCATCCACGTTGCCAACTGCTCCAGGTATGTGAGGACGCAGGGCTTGCTGGCGGTGGCCTtgtaatgggggaggggggatggaggGAACGGGGCATCCCCAGCCAGCTGTTTGCACTAAGGGACAGAAAACACTTCAGGGCTGTGCAGGGCACTGGACAGGTGGCTGATGTCTGAGGCAGGAAACATGAGCCCTGGGAGAGTTTCCACTCCAGTGGGAGAGAACTTTCTGCCTTGCGGTGCTCTTAACACAAAGAGGCATGGGAGTTATCCCTAGACAGATCATATCCTCAATAAGCCTTGCAGTCCCAAACAGGAGGGACAGCATGGGATGGTGGTAGCTACCTAACCACTCTGAGCTTCTCTAAATGAGGGTTACAGTGCCCACCCTGAAGGTTGttgggagggttaaatgagatcatattttatatatatatatatatagagagagagagagagagagagagagagagcgcgagcTTGCACACTGCCTACTACCTGAGGACTCCCTAAAGTggttaaaataaataacccatAATTCTTGAccctcttaaaataattttatatacactacatttattaatttaaccaTCACAACAACCTCATGGGGTAGGAATACAATCATTATCCTTACTTTAAAGATAAGAGTATGATGAGGCACAGAAGGTTTCGGTAACTTGCCCAGCCTTAaacagccagtaagtggtagaaacaaaatttgaaaattaggGGCAAAGGAGACAAGAGTGGGTGGTGTCTTGAGGTTGGAGCAAAGCATGTGCTGTAGTAGAATGGGGGAGAGAGCATGGGTTTGAACACCAGGGTCTGCCAACCAACAAGGCTGAAACAAAGGTTGCAGATGGCAAAGGCCTTCTCTGGAGAATATGTCCTTTTCCCCTGCGAGTAGAGGCCATGTGGGTATATCTTTGTGCTCTAACCCTAAGCACAGCCTGATATATGGAAGAAGGCTCTCAATGCATGTTCgaggagtgaataaatgaatgaataagtcatTCCTGAGAAGGCCTGGTTAGGAACTATCTCCTGTCAATGGCACTTCCGGACAACAATACAAAATCCATCTATGCAGATGTGATTAGATCTGAGAAGCTAGAGCTCAGAGGGTCATTTGTCTCTATCCCCTCCGGCCCCACCAGGAACGGGGCGTGGACACCGTGGTCATCGTGGGCCCTATGCAGCACCTCCTGTGGGATTGGATTCCAGGTCCGCCAGCGAAGTTGCAGCAACCCTGCTCCGCGCCACGGGGGCCGCATCTGCGTGGGCAAGAGCAGGGAGGAACGGTGAGCTAGGGCGTGGCTATTGGTTTCTGCGACAAGCCAGCCCCGAGGTCCCCGACTTCGCGGGCCCCCTAGAAGGTGGCCTGGATTCTCCAGGTGGTCCAGTGGACCCTCGTTTTTCCAGTCTCGCAATCCCAGTGACCACTCATAGGGAAAGGGGTGCCCGTTCCCTAGAGTAACgactcctccccctctccccgtCAGGTTCTGTAACGAAAACACGCCTTGCCCGGTGCCCATCTTCTGGGCCTCCTGGGGCTCCTGGAGCAAGTGCAGCAGCCACTGTGGGAGCGGTGTGCAATCGCGGCGTCGGGCCTGTGAGAACGGCAACTCCTGCCCGGGCTGCGGCGTGGTgagggccgggccgggggcgggcgcGGGATGCCTGGACCTCGAGCCAAGGGGAGGGCAGAGACGGGGCGGAGGGCGGAGCGAGGGGCAGGCCTGGGGCTGCGAGGCTGTGCAACAACACCAGTCCTCACCCCGAAGGAATTCAAGACTTGCAACCCTGAAGGCTGCCCCGAAGTGCGGCGCAACACGCCGTGGACGCCCTGGCTACCGGTGAACGTGACCCAAGGCGGGGCGCGGCAGGAGCAGCGCTTCCGCTTCACGTGCCGCGCGCCACTGGCCGACCCCCACGGGCTGCAGTTTGGCCGGAGGAGGACGGAGACCCGAACCTGCCCCGCGGACGGCTCTGGAGCCTGCGACACGGACGGTACAGCCCTGCGCCTCCCCACCCgccaccctccctccaccctccctcccaggcccagagcgatggggcggggccgggagtgagagctgggggaggagggggcggggaggggacgtGCGGTTTGGAAGAAGGCCAGAGGCCTTTGGGCTGCAGTGGGAGCACTCTGTGGCTGAGGCCAGGCCCCCTGTATCCCCCCAGCCTTGGTGGAGGAGCTCCTGCGCAGCGGGGGCACCTCCCCGCACacggtgagcgggggctgggCCGCCTGGGGCCCGTGGGCCTCCTGCTCTCGGGACTGTGGGCTGGGCTTCCGCGTCCGCAAGAGAACATGCACGAACCCGGAGCCCCGCAGCGGGGGCCTGCCGTGCGTGGGTGACGCTGCCGAGTACCAGGACTGCAACCCCCAAGCTTGTCCAGGTAACCCTGCACTAAGGAATCTTGGCCCAGGGAACCCCTCGCCCAGGGAACCCCCATCGGGGAGACTCCCAGGCCTACCCAGGCTACAACTAACTCCTGCTTGGAGACCTCTCCTCCCTGCCAACCCTGTACAGGGGCCCCAGAGCAACTTTCTGCCCTGAACATGGACACGGCAGCTACTCCCAGGGACCAGGGCATTTCCTCACCCTCCGTGTCgctgttttctctcctttaatgGGTTAGCTAGACAAGGAGCTTGATTTGAGGCAGAGTTGGTTTTTGGTGTCCCCTCTGCAGCCTGCATTTCCCCTGCCACCCCTGAGGGGAGAGGGACTCCCTAACAGTGGACCTTAGGGCTGGGTCAGGGCAGATGTTGAGGGCAGTGTGGCCCTGAGAGGCCTAGCCTGGGACGGGGTAGAAGACTGCCTTGGGCCATGCCTGCACCTGCAGCCCCTCTTCACCCACCCTATCGCCTTGCAGTGCGGGGTGCCTGGTCCTGCTGGACCTCTTGGTCTCCATGCTCAGCCTCCTGCGGTGGCGGCCACTATCAACGCACCCGTTCCTGCAGCAgcccccccccctccccgggtGAGGACATCTGTCTCGGGCTGCACACGGAGGAGGCGCTGTGTGCCACACAGGCCTGCCCAGGTACTAAGTGCATCTGGCAAGGCCTGGGGAGCAATGCGGAGCCTGCGCATCCCCTCTAAGGGGGTCTGGTGGTTAACCTCATCCCAACCCACAACCCACAACCCACAGAAGGCTGGTCGCCATGGTCTGAGTGGAGTGCATGCACGGAGGATGGAGTCCAAAGCCGTGGCCGGCACTGCGAGGAGCTGGTCCCCGGGCCCAGCGCTTGTGCTGGAAACAGCAGCCAGAGCCGCCCCTGCCCCTACAGGGAGATTCCCGGTAGGTCTTTGAGCCAGCGCCTTCACACCAACCCTTCCTGCCCTGAGCCCCCAGCTTCCTTCCCCTTCTGAAGTATCCTGCGGGGTGCAGGATGAAATGCCGGGGTGGGAGGTTCACACACTTTGGGCCTTTGCGTTTCCTCATTTAATGGATGGGCCGACCTTTCTTAGAGGTGGGGCCTGGGGGGAGACCAAGGGAAATGAAGGTCCCCAGGTGCAGTCCCACAGGTCAGCGCTGACCCAGGGGTCCTCCAAGACACACACCGACACACACCGCCCTGGAGGGACCCAcgtcctctcctccctgcctcttaCACCTCCTCTGCTTGTCTTCCTGCAGTGATCCTGCCTGCCTCCAGTATGGACGAGGCCACTGGCTGTGGAGGTAAAAGGAAcctgccccccctccccaaggAGGAGACCCACCTACTCCGAAACCTGGAGTCTCTCCATTTCTCGCTCCAGACCCACAAACCTTGTTGGGATCCCGCACTGCTTTAGACCACGTGTAGGGGAGTCTGGGCAATTCCATCCATGCCCCTCAGCTAAGAAGTGGTGGTCAAGTCTGTATTCAAGAAGAGTCACCCAACTCCACACCACTGGCTGCCTCCTCTGACCCAAGCCACAGGTGGTCCTGTGAGACAGGCCCCTGGTGACAGGCCACACAGCCTTCCTGTTTCTGATGACTCTGGCTTCAAAGCCCTTCCCTTTATGTCTCAGAGCCTCCTATTGGGAGGCAGTTGGGGGTCTTCACAGTGGCCCTTTCCTTACCTCttgtctcttccctctcccaggGTTCAGTCTCCTCCACCTGGTGGCCACAGGCATCTCCTGCTTCCTGGGCTCTGGGCTGCTGACCTTGGCGGTGTACCTGTCCTGCCAGCACTGCAGGCACCAGTCCCAGGAGTCCACGCTCGTCCATCCCGCCACCCCCAACCACCTGCATTACAAGGCGGGGGGTGCCCCCAAGAATGAGAAGTACACACCCATGGAATTCAAGGTGAGAGTCTTCTCGGAGAAGCAGAGGGCAGGGTGAAGGGTGCGGTGGTCCTGGCCCTACGCTGGACGTAACTAGGCTGGGCACTCGGGAGAGAGCAGTGGTGTGGTGAGCAGAACACTGTGTCAGCAGCCAGAAAGTTCTCTCATTGACTGGCTCCTGATTTCCTTGCTCTGGCCTgtcctctttccccacctctcccttcaccccttcctctcttgttctttccttctcccacagACCCTGAATAAGAATAACCTGATCCCCGATGACAGAGCCAACTTCTACCCATTGCAGCAGACCAATGTATACACAACCACCTACTACCCGAGTCCATTGAACAAACACAGCTTCCGGCCTGAGGCCTCACCTGGACAACGGTGCTTCCCCAACAGCTGATACCACTGTCCTGGGGACTTGGGCTCCTTGCCTTCCTAAGGCACAGAGCAGGTGGAGGTGGGACGGTAGAGCCAGTTTGGTTTTCTCCCTCTGCACTAGGGCAAGAACTTGCTGCCTTGCCTTGTGGGGTCCCATCTGGCTTCAAAGAGCTCTGGCTGGCGGTGACCATGGGGGAGAGGGCTGGCTTCAGGCTGGCACATGGCTGCAGTTCCAGCTCAGCCCGGGTCTCTCATGGCCTCCTTGGAACCCACCATCATGCTGATCTCCCCTGCCATGTCTGGGCTGTGGACCTACTAGGCGTGTGAGGGAATTGGAGAGTGGAGATGGCAGGAGGGCAGGCTTTTAGGTTTGGGTTGGAAATGACGGCCCGTGTAGCTATCAGGGGCTGAGTCTGCCCCTCTTTGGCTGGCCCCAGGAAGGGCCTGGGCTACATCCTGATTATCTCTGAAAGAAACTAGTCAGATGGCCCCAGTAGTTCTGGATTCTCTGCCCAGGGCTGGGTCATTGTGGTGCTGCCCCAGTGTGACATGGGGACCAAGGCTGGCCCAGGTTGTCCACCTTTGCCTAGCAGTCTGTGCTTTACCCAGCGACATCCCTCTGGTCAGAGGCAGTGAGGACTGGGGGCTGGAGACTGATCTTTGCTGAGAAGTCCTTTAATCTGGGCTGGCACATTCCTCAGCCTTTCCCTCAGAGTGCACGAAAGGTgacccaggaggaaggaaggcGGGAGTCCAGTCTCCGTGCTGCTCTGGAGACTGCTTTCCAGTTGCTCCTCAACAGAGTTGTTGGCTGAGACCTGCGTGGGAGTCTCTGCTGGCCCCTCATCTGTTCAGGAacgcacacatgtacacacacaatcACAATCTGCCACAGCAACAGAAAGGATGTTGGGCTGTGGCATTattaattaaagatgatatcCAGTCTCCAAATGTAATGTTGTCTTCgtgcatatgtgtgtgggctCCTCTTGGCCTGGTCTGGTCAATTAGAGCAATGCACTGGGGTGACAGATGGTCTTCTCAGGGTTGGGGAGATGACCCCAGTAGAGTTTGACTTTAATAGAGGATAACTTTCCATTTGTGAGTAAATCTCCACATACACACGTTGCCCTAAACCCTTGTTGGAAAAAAGGTAGAATCACAGATTCACAAGTAGGGACACAAGTACACCAAAGGCAATACAACCGGAGATTTCTGCCCATTGCCTTAGCAGCTCTAATCGGCAACACTTCCGCAGTGGAAATGTGTGAGTCCAGCAGGGGAGTATTGGTGAAGGTTATTTTATGAGGTGCTTACATTTCTGAGTTTAATAAAACCAGAATTGACTGAGAAATGAGTAAATCTGTGAGGTGGGGGAAGCCCTCTATAGTTTTTGCTGGATTAAATCAAAATAGCCTCAAAGCCTCAGCCCACCAAATCAGTGCTACCATTTTGGTTGAGATTGATGGACATGTTAAATTTCGAGAGCAATTTCCTGACTTAATTGGCTGTATCAATTCTTACAGGATTTGCAGCAAAATCTGTTTGTAGGTCAGGTTGTAAAATGTGAGATCCCGGTGGTAGAGGAAGTAGAGGatcttggggaggggaggaggaggaaggaaagaccaCTCCTGGACCTCGTGTCTTGGACTCTCTTGTGCTTACTGGCTCAACTGCAATAGCAGTGTTCTCAGGCCAAGGTGGAGTCCGGTCAGTGAGAGCTCAGGGGTCATAATGACTATTTCTGCAGTCTGGGGATTCCTCAATGAGTTTCTATTCACCCCATGAATCCAGAGCCTGTAGGGGCCTGTGTTAGATCTTGGGGTTTTGGATTCCCTTGAACCTGGTAGAGCCAATGAAGTTCAAGAGTGTTCCAGGGCCCAGGGTGCCTGCTTCACAGGGGCCACTCAtatatgtcaggcactggtcAGGTCTGTAGCAAGCAGTCATGGAGAATTCCCGGTCATGCCCAGCCACTATTGACTGGAATGGTATCAGTGAAGTGGAAACACGTGTGTCATGGCAAAATACACACCGCACGTGtgtgcatgcgcacacacacaccctgaattCTCTGTTTATAAAAACTGTTGTGTTTTGGAGGCATGATCATTCATAACTCAGGAAAGGATCCACGCTGCATGCAGATTAGCTTGCATGGTTGGCAAAGGCTACTTCATAACCAGTCCTGGCCCAGAGGTGAATAAGCCAGGAATGTGCTCCCTGACAAGGAGGGTGTGATGCTCTCTGGCAGGTGCTTGAGGCCACATGGATGGCTGCATGGTGTCAGGAAGCTGAAGTGTGAAAGATAAAGGGGCTTCATAGGCCCTGCTGGCTCAGCAAGAACCTTCagcaagagggaggaaaatgcCGGATTGTTGCTCCAGGCCTTCTTGAGCCCTCTTGTCTTgaaatatctgtgtgtgtgtgtgtgcacgcgtgcgttttcttcttaaaatattacatgttcattgcagaaaattTAGAGAATTCAGGAAgccaaaaaatacaataacagtTATGCTGAAAACCAAGGCAGAGACTTGGGGATTTTAGATGGTGGTGTCTCAACATCActccaaaagcaaagagaacaataAAAGCTCTGTCACTATTTTCAATAAAACTAGGATGTGTCTGTAATCCCAAGTCATAATACatgaagacagaaagtagatgaaagAATAGCAATCATCTAAAAGAGTGAATGTGGGTCAAACCTGAGCACCCAAACAATTTCAGAAAGAATCAGAAATTGGAGGAACAAAGTATTGGGGAAGATAGGGTTAAGGTAGGAGCCTAAAAAGAGAAGGGTTGgttgaaaatctgtgtataagctTCAGCTGGATCTCAAGTTGTCTTCACTCTTACAGCTAGGTCACCACTCCTCCCTCTCCACAGAGGATGCTAAGAACAATATGTTCCCTTGAGATACTGAACCAGAGAGGCCCTGAACATGAGAATACCAGGCACAGAGGTGGGTGTGTTGTGAGGGGCTCTTTGGACAACTGGGGGGTTAAGAAACTATGATTATCAATGGAATTCAGCAGTTGCCTTTTCCAGCTAATCCAAGAATCTGGTACCCAGgtttctccccctcctcttctcccagaCAGAAGATTAGAAGAGGATTCTTTGAAGGAACAAATCAAACCAAAGATTCTAAAAGAATAAGCCAGCTGGTCATTTGTGTAGCAGGTCCTACAGCAAAATACACTCATTAGCAAGCAGTGCCCAAGTACACAGAGCTTGCAGTCAGTTTCTAGTAGTTTGCTTTTAAATAAGAagggggcagggacttccctggcagtccagcagctAAAACTCtgtgcttgcactgcaggggccacagcttccatccctggtcaggaaactaagatcccacatgctgcgtggtatggccaaaaaaaaaggaaggggcaTAATAAGGATCACAGACATAAGAGAAAAAGCCCCAATGCAAAAAGAAAGACCAAAACAAgtacacagatacagagaaacccaatgaaaacagagaaaactcaaaacagaaagaagaacattTCAAAGAAATGACAATTCTTCAGAAATAAGTGAAGGTATTGCATTCAGGAAACAAGAACAAGATGcaataaaaaggataaattaaagctcttagaaattaaaaagtatgacagaaaacaaaaacagtaaaaggGTTTAAAGATAATGGAAATTTCCCAGAAAGTtgaacaaaaatacaaagagatggaaaataggagagaaaagataagagaattagAGAATCAATTCAGGAGTTCTAacagccaataaaaaaaattcagaggagGAACTTACCTAAGAAGGAATACAGGAAATTTTGACAGAAGCAAAGAACGAGGTCTCCAGATCAAAGGACCCACACAGTAACTAGCACCTTGATGAAAAAGGTTTACCCTGAGGCACAtaaacatgacattttaaaatttcagccttGAAGAGAAGACTCCAACAACAGACCAAAAGATTAGGAATATGCATGGTATAAAACCTCTAACAAGATTTAAAGCTAGAATATAGCGGAAATTATCCTCAAAATTCTGAAGTAAAAATGTTTGGTTGTGAATTTTATACCCAGCCAAACTATTATCATATGAGaatagaataaagacattttcagacatgcagGGTCTCAAAAAATATATCTCACACATGCTATTCTTTCACTAAAACGAGagtaaacaaagaacaaaaacatggATCCAAGAAAAAGGGGATCTAACAGAGGAAGGGCGTGAGGAGAGATATCAGGCTGACAGCAGTGCAACAGGCCTGGAGAGCAACGGTCCAGATTAACCTAGGAGGAGAGCATGCACCCAGAGGGACCCAGGGAAGACTGACTGAAACAGGTAGATTATCTGGCTACCTGTTGGTTGGTTTCCATACCAACCTTGTTatggaaaattatatgaaattttattttataaaactgttgGAGCCGTGGGGAAAGACTTAAATTTGggttcaaagaaaaataagacacacacacacaaaaaagccacTCTTTCGTTCATATTGcatgatttatttaaactttttatttattttttttaactttttctttcttaatataacACAGGAACAGAAAAACCACACAAAAGTATAGCTtaatgaataaagagaaaacaccTTTGCAATGACCACCCAGGTGAAAAAATAGAACTTTGACACTCTGAATCCCTATCTTCTGTCCCATCCCTGTCACAACCACCTctccaccccccaaaaatgagataatgattaacactaagaaaagcaaaagaacataCAGGAAAGGAGAGTGTGCAACCATGATATTTgtataatcataataattaaaaCACTGTATGTGGACTTAAGCATTACTTCCAATACAGCTATATTACAACTTTTTATCATGGAAGAGACAACATCAGAGGGACAGGCCTTTGAGCTTTTGGTGCCAACTGAATGTTGGGGTGAAAAgtgggaaagaaaggaataaaaactttttttaaacgaTATATTTCCTGATTATAACTATGGTAcatattaattaaagaaattttggaaaataaaacccaaaaagttataaaaagaaaatataggacttccctgttggcacagtggttaggaatccccatgccaatgcaggggacacgggttcgagccctggtccaggaagatcccacatgccctggagcaactaagcctgtgcgccacaactacggagcctgtgctctagagcctgtaagccacaactactgaaacccgcgtgcctagagcctgtgctccgcaacaagaaaagccactgcaatgagaagcctgcgtactgcaatgaagagtagcccctgatcgccgcaacgagagaaagcccgcgtgcagcaacaaagacccaatgcaaccaaaagtataattaattaattaattaattaaaaaaaaatacaaatgcccTAAAATCCAACCAGGAGACGGCCATCATTCTTTTAGTGTGTTCTCTTCCAGGCATTTTTATATGgctttgtaaaatgcaaaattaagacATACTAtgtatgtggtttttattcttttttttaatattcttttattctttttattcttttatttttatttttattttatttattaacacaATATTCTATCACTATTTCCCCATATTGTTAAAAATTCTTCTGTGAGCCATAGAACCTCTTTTAGCTGCTGTCCAAgagtggggcagggctgggagaagggTCTTGTTTGCAGAGCTCCACAGGTAACAACATTCCCACCCCGACCCCTTCAATGAGAGAAAGTTcagtttttatgtatttcattgtTTATTCCACTGAGGAAGATTTAGTTTGAAAAAGTTTGAATAATGGTTGACAAATCCTGACCTAAAACATCCATTATTTAAACTCTATTTCTATTACACAGATGTATCTCTTCTATTACATAATTTATTCTACTCTATTACATAAATGTATCAATCAGTCCGTTACATGAattaatcataatttatttaaaccactatgatttgtttcaaatttttctttaccaAAGAATGCTATTATGGACCTTCTTATCCGTATCTCTAtgtccttaggataaattcccagaagcgATCGCCCTTAACCTCTGTGGCCAAATCTCTTGCTGATGGGAGTACACACCCACCAGCAGCACATTCTCATTGCATTATTTCTAATCCTAGTAGCTAACTCTGATAAGTGCTGTCACCTCCAAGCACCATACCAAGTGCTGGTCATTTATCTTATTCagttctcacaacaatcctaagAGGAAAGTACTATTGCcatgcccactttacagatgaggaaactgaggtttaatagatttaaataacttgcctaaagtcacacagctagtcagtgatGGTTCAACCCAGGCAGTCCAACTGCTTGTTAtcaatttgataattttttaaagcgtaattgtttaacttttaaaaatatttactgagtgaccaTTTCCCTCCATATACATActggccatttgcatttcttctttttaaggagGATATTTTGTACCTTTTCTCTTAGGTGGTCATCTTTTCCCTATTGCTTTGTAGAAGATATTAACC
This DNA window, taken from Physeter macrocephalus isolate SW-GA chromosome 1, ASM283717v5, whole genome shotgun sequence, encodes the following:
- the SEMA5B gene encoding semaphorin-5B isoform X2; translation: MVFPGPLAITLLPPSLTLLVVHLASSQDVASEPSSEQQLCSLREHPIVAFADLKPWISNFTYPGAQDFSQLALDPSRNQLIVGARNYLFRLSLANVSLLQATEWASNEDTRRSCQSKGKTEEECQNYVRVLIVTGRKVFMCGTNAFSPVCSSRQVGNLSRTVEKINGVARCPYDPRHNSTAVISSQGELYAATVIDFSGRDPAIYRSLGSRPPLRTAQYNSKWLNEPNFVAAYDIGLFAYFLLRENAVEHDCGRTVYSRVARVCKNDMGGRFLLEDTWTTFMKARLNCSRPGEVPFYYNELQSAFHLPEQDLIYGVFTTNVNSIAASAVCAFNLSAISQAFNGPFRYQENPRAAWLPIANPIPNFQCGTLPEVGPNENLTERSLQDAQRLFLMSEAVQPVTPEPCVTQDSVRFSHLVVDLVQAKDTLYHVLYIGTESGTILKALSTTSRNLRGCYLEELHVLPPGRREPLRSLRILHSARALFVGLSDGVLRVPLERCAAYRSQGACLGARDPYCGWDGKQQRCSTLEDSSNMSLWTQNITACPVRNVTRDGGFGPWSPWQPCEHLDGDNSGSCLCRARACDSPRPRCGGCDCLGPAIHVANCSRNGAWTPWSSWALCSTSCGIGFQVRQRSCSNPAPRHGGRICVGKSREERFCNENTPCPVPIFWASWGSWSKCSSHCGSGVQSRRRACENGNSCPGCGVEFKTCNPEGCPEVRRNTPWTPWLPVNVTQGGARQEQRFRFTCRAPLADPHGLQFGRRRTETRTCPADGSGACDTDALVEELLRSGGTSPHTVSGGWAAWGPWASCSRDCGLGFRVRKRTCTNPEPRSGGLPCVGDAAEYQDCNPQACPVRGAWSCWTSWSPCSASCGGGHYQRTRSCSSPPPSPGEDICLGLHTEEALCATQACPEGWSPWSEWSACTEDGVQSRGRHCEELVPGPSACAGNSSQSRPCPYREIPVILPASSMDEATGCGGFSLLHLVATGISCFLGSGLLTLAVYLSCQHCRHQSQESTLVHPATPNHLHYKAGGAPKNEKYTPMEFKTLNKNNLIPDDRANFYPLQQTNVYTTTYYPSPLNKHSFRPEASPGQRCFPNS
- the SEMA5B gene encoding semaphorin-5B isoform X1: MVFPGPLAITLLPPSLTLLVVHLASSQDVASEPSSEQQLCSLREHPIVAFADLKPWISNFTYPGAQDFSQLALDPSRNQLIVGARNYLFRLSLANVSLLQATEWASNEDTRRSCQSKGKTEEECQNYVRVLIVTGRKVFMCGTNAFSPVCSSRQVGNLSRTVEKINGVARCPYDPRHNSTAVISSQGELYAATVIDFSGRDPAIYRSLGSRPPLRTAQYNSKWLNEPNFVAAYDIGLFAYFLLRENAVEHDCGRTVYSRVARVCKNDMGGRFLLEDTWTTFMKARLNCSRPGEVPFYYNELQSAFHLPEQDLIYGVFTTNVNSIAASAVCAFNLSAISQAFNGPFRYQENPRAAWLPIANPIPNFQCGTLPEVGPNENLTERSLQDAQRLFLMSEAVQPVTPEPCVTQDSVRFSHLVVDLVQAKDTLYHVLYIGTESGTILKALSTTSRNLRGCYLEELHVLPPGRREPLRSLRILHSARALFVGLSDGVLRVPLERCAAYRSQGACLGARDPYCGWDGKQQRCSTLEDSSNMSLWTQNITACPVRNVTRDGGFGPWSPWQPCEHLDGDNSGSCLCRARACDSPRPRCGGCDCLGPAIHVANCSRNGAWTPWSSWALCSTSCGIGFQVRQRSCSNPAPRHGGRICVGKSREERFCNENTPCPVPIFWASWGSWSKCSSHCGSGVQSRRRACENGNSCPGCGVEFKTCNPEGCPEVRRNTPWTPWLPVNVTQGGARQEQRFRFTCRAPLADPHGLQFGRRRTETRTCPADGSGACDTDALVEELLRSGGTSPHTVSGGWAAWGPWASCSRDCGLGFRVRKRTCTNPEPRSGGLPCVGDAAEYQDCNPQACPGEDICLGLHTEEALCATQACPEGWSPWSEWSACTEDGVQSRGRHCEELVPGPSACAGNSSQSRPCPYREIPVILPASSMDEATGCGGFSLLHLVATGISCFLGSGLLTLAVYLSCQHCRHQSQESTLVHPATPNHLHYKAGGAPKNEKYTPMEFKTLNKNNLIPDDRANFYPLQQTNVYTTTYYPSPLNKHSFRPEASPGQRCFPNS